GCAGATAGCAAAATTGTGTCTGGCTAACATAAGCAGATGTATAAATGACAAATGTCAATGATGTTATATTATGTCAGTGAGGGTGGACAAAGATTTCCACCACACAATGAATCACTTTTACTGTCAGGGGACGGTTGAGAGGGGTGTAAAGTAACAAAAGAGTAGAACAGATATATATGATTGTCATGCAACCATGCATACCTGTAGCCACCTAAACGTAGGGGGGCACCGGGGAGCTGGACATGATTTACACAACTTTCCAAAATGAAAAGCTAAAGTTGAATGAGGCCAGCGTCTAATCGAGGCATGTAGCTAGTATCCACTGGTTTATATAAATTATTTGGCACGCTAGCTGGCTGTTTGCGACTGACGGACTGTTATTTAAATGCCGCCCCAAACGAACCGTATTGAGCTAACGTTCAACGAATGAGTCAGCCATGTGCATCGCACGCGCGACTCGCCGACTGACAGAAAACAATCTAGAGTAGAACGTGCGGTAACTGTATTATGcattagtttttttgtttgttggtttttatGCCATTGCCAAATCAGAATGTATTTACGTGGCTTAGCCATACAAGGAAGTGCAATAATTAATTTCACTTTATGAAATGCAGCCAAAAAGGAATACAAATATTTGATTATGCATGCACTACGCCTACCACTGTATTTGGCTACCTAGCTTGCTGTGCTCGTGTGCCCGCTACCCATTTGTGAACTCACCTGTTTTAAACCTGAGGTCGTCATCTTCTGGTGAGCCGAATTCTTTCAGGAGGGACATGAACAGGATACCAAAGGCGTTCTGGATTCCGAACACCGCTCCATTGCACCACATTGCAGCCAGCATAACCACCCAACCCCATCCTCCTTCTGGATGCACGAACTCGGGCTCCTCCACAGCCACGAGAACCTGCTCTTGGATGGTTCCTTTACTATCCCCGTTGTCGTTCTTTTCCTCAACATCGTCCGAGCGCTTTTCCTCTGCTTTCATTGGTGTCTCCTCTGCAGGCTCCGCAGCGACCGTTTCTTTACTTGAATCAGATTCAATGTCTGTCATGTTGGTACCTGCTGTCATTTCTTGGTGCGACTGTGCAGATTTTTAACACTGTCAAATATGATGACAGCAATATACCGGTAACTAGTCTAAATGGTGAGCTCTCAAGCTGCAGCCAAACTCAATTGAAGAGAATCAGATAACGGTATGCCCCTAAACGTGTCTATCTACAAATAGGAATACTTCGCATCTCCTTTCAGCGAATTGCTACCTGGAAGATACACCCATTCCGAAGCCGTATTGAAAATTTCTACCTCCAGCTCGCACTGTCTGTAGTGTAAAACACCAGTGTTGCAATATTGTATAAATAGATACCCGGGGGGCGGGTTGTGCATACATTATGCCGGTACCTGTCGCTGATTGGACGCATTGCTGTCTTTTTAAAGTATGACGCCAGAGCATTGAATAATTACTGTAGCGattgaaaaatgttaaaaaaaacattcttaaAGAGAAGATCCAGAGCACATTTATTTCCCCTGGTTATACAGAGGAGATAACTTCTGCTTGCAAGGAAAAAGTTAATTTAGTTGTCTCAGAACTATAATTTGTGCTGTATTGAAGTTAACGTCCATAAtccaaaaaatgtaatcaatccgGATTAATTTTTACATACAATGGCGGTTAGGGAGGGGCGATTACCTGTTTTCATAAATAGCCTATTACCCAAAGTTTTCTGAATTATCCCTATGATTAGTAGGCctatacattatttaaaaaacgAAATCTAACACTTTTAAACATAACTTCCTTTAAATAAGACTTAATTATACGATTTTTGCTATTGATTTCAATATAACACCATAGCCAAGGTGGCACAGCGGTctcaggcactgcatcccagtggttcgattccaggctgtatcacaaccggccatgatttggagtcccacagggcagtgcacaattggcccagcatcatctgggttagggtttggcctgggaTAGGCAGTCATTAAgtgacaatttgttcttaactgacttgcatagttatataaaggttcaataaaagaGAATATTAACTATGAATTTAGCAGCTCAATAGTCAAACAGCGACCTCTTGTACAAAGTTAACTATCCCCAGAAACATCCAGCAATTTAACACCAATACTTCTGATTTCCACATCTGCCGGCAAATGTTTCATACCTGGAAGCTGACTGAAATATACCAAGTTGTCTAATTACAGCTGTGATTTGTTCATAAGGAGGCAAATCTTTATACCTAAAGGTTTGTGGTGGCAGTGAAAAATATCATTATTTCCTCTcacaatttttaaaaaacatttctgaatgtaCCAGAGCTAAATAGTACATCRATGAAAAGAACAGCACGAGACAAGATGTACAAAACAAATTTATTCATTGAGAACTGTTCCTCGTTGTACGCGAAgtttaaaatacagaaaataaaaaagtattttagaTGAATGACGGCTAATTCAATTTTTTCTTATGCACCCAGACTGCCTACCATTCACACAAAACCTTTCCAACATCAGCAACAGAATGAAGACGATTTGTAAGGCATTAAAAAGATGTCGATTAGCACACSACCACATTGTTGTCTTGAAACATTGACGAACATACCTGCAGAAGGTAAACATGTGTGTGGGGGTCATTCTTTTCATCATTTATGACAATTCTGAAGAAATCAGTCAACATCCACAGTTAACTTGATGACGTGAGCTTGTGAAATGTCCATTAAAGCCTGGGAAGACTTCACTCTACTTCAGGGGTTTTCGGGGACGTCTCTCCCGCGACAACAGCAGCGGCTGCCgggcccctcctcttcctcagacccTTCATCTTACGTGTCTGGAGCTTGGCCAGATCCTGCTTCTGCATGTGCAACCTGCCAAACTTGGTACCAAAGGTATCGTGGGatatgttcttcttcttcttgggctGTAAAGAATAGGAATGACAAAGAGCAACATGAGGACTTCGATTGCCTTGAAGtttcatttcaattaagacaAGACGTTTAAAAAAAAGCAACCTCATGCGCCATTCTACATAGCGGCTGTTGAAAGAGCGTGAAAAAGATGTTGACTGCAACTAGACATTTTTCCTACCTTCAGAGCCTTGGGCTGTTTGTGAGCTGTCTTGTACAGGTCGTCTGATGCCAGGTGGGTTCTCCGCAAGATAAAGTCAAAAGACGGCCCAATCTCCTCCAGCTCAATCCTTGGGGTCCGACATCCAGACTTCTTCAACAGAGATCTGGAGAAAACAAAGAGCTTTGACTCGTGATCATTTCAGGGGGGTGAGATGGACGGTAGACACTAACTTCACAGAACGTGgtaacgtcccaaatggcaccctattccttttaaaagggcccatagggctctggtcaaaagtattacactacatggggaatagggtgccatttgggacacagcacaTATGTCATAATCTAAATCGGGAATAATAGGAGACACTGGTAGATGGTCCAGCTGTTAGAAGGCAGACATACCTGTAGCTGCGCATGTAGATTTTCCCCTCCAGAGCAGTGAAGTGCAGGACATGCTCCAGACCAGCCAGGCGCACTGAAGGCACAACAGGACCTCTGAAGAAGTCTGAATAATAAAACAAGTTAGAGTAGAAAATGGTCAGTAGTGTCGTTGACATGAAATGCAATGTTTTTATAAGACCAAAAATAATGGAGGATTTGGTAAGTATTGATTATCTTAATGTTTTCTAGTTAGAGTAAATGTGTCTTAACTAAAGGGGAAATCTTATCACTAAATTCAAAAGTTTAGCGTAGACTAAATTGTACCTGTAAGAAGGCTCTTTAGGCGTTTGTGGTCATTCTCATGGTCAAAAGCATCCCCTGCGAACACCAGCATTGGTTTAGTCCCCTCGGGACATTTGCTGCTCTGCAATGCATTGGAAACCGAACATAAAGTTACAGGAGGAAAAGTACAATAAATGCACCATGTAAAAATAGACATGCTGAACACAAACAACTTAATTTGTTTACAATCCAAGTGTGCCTGTTCCAGCCATTAGTGTTTTATCTGTAAAACTACAATTTtccaaattaatatttttttttaaaaatgggAAGACAATGCATCTAGAATAGTGTTTAGAGGAAAGTTCAGTTCTAGATGTTAATTCAGGCCACCGGGAGAGAATGTAAATGAGGTGTATTCATTTGGTCTTTTGTAGCAGACTGTGGACAAAGACAAGGCGATGAAACACTCAGTGTTAATGAACTAAGATTCTGGCAGAATGAGAAAGTACAGTGGTGTCATGCTTAAAATAAAAGGAAACATCACCTTGATGTCACTTAGGGACTTATACTTCTCAATGCCAAGCTCAATCATATCCAGCACATGGAAATCAAATAGACGACctgaaaaaaatgaaaaggtCAAACCCTTATCTGCTGTGAAACGTACCAGACATCTCCTActgataaaatataaaaatgtttacCAAATATGAGATTGTTTGGCCTTTTCTTGTTGTGTGAGCCAAACAAAAAGAGAGAGCTATCTGTTTTCTTCGAGAAGAATTCCTGTAGACAGAGACAAAACACCGATGATTGGGAATTCTTACATAATCCGCAGGGAGTGACGATTTAAGTGCTGtgaatacacattttaaaatgatgCTAGTATGTCTACAGTGTAAAATACCGCTTTGACTACTTGCAGGTGAATGTTCACAAATGATCACAATCCCAAACAATTGGTATGTCCAAGTTAAACAACGCTGATATCAAGCGGAAATGAATTCATGCAACATATTTAGTTAACTGACCAATGATGTAGAATCCTCAAATGGCCTAGTTATATTTTTCCTGGAAGGaaaaacaacatttggaaaaaacaCACATCTCAAGTACCGGCAATTGACGGATTAGTGTTTATGCCTTATTATTTCAGTAAACTCAGTCCTTCATGCCAAAGTATTAAATATCCACTTTTCAACGACAGgggaaaaataaaacatgaacactaaatacaataTTTTCAGTACAACCAGTATACTGGGTTTGTTTGAAGACTAACTTAAGTAAAGTTAGAATCCATCACTTACTTTTTGTACAGTACAGCACTTGGTTTCTTCAGGGCATACTGGAGAGAAAAACACAGAGTTATCTAGCTGGCACTCAAACCTTGACAGTCTTCATGATTCTAGATGAGGAGG
Above is a genomic segment from Salvelinus sp. IW2-2015 linkage group LG28, ASM291031v2, whole genome shotgun sequence containing:
- the LOC111954579 gene encoding ribosome production factor 2 homolog; translated protein: MKQYGGVIKPKTKRAKRFLDNRAPKLTENIKNAMIMKGGNTSMTVTQALKDIYALKKPSAVLYKKKNITRPFEDSTSLEFFSKKTDSSLFLFGSHNKKRPNNLIFGRLFDFHVLDMIELGIEKYKSLSDIKSSKCPEGTKPMLVFAGDAFDHENDHKRLKSLLTDFFRGPVVPSVRLAGLEHVLHFTALEGKIYMRSYRSLLKKSGCRTPRIELEEIGPSFDFILRRTHLASDDLYKTAHKQPKALKPKKKKNISHDTFGTKFGRLHMQKQDLAKLQTRKMKGLRKRRGPAAAAVVAGETSPKTPEVE